A DNA window from Vigna angularis cultivar LongXiaoDou No.4 chromosome 1, ASM1680809v1, whole genome shotgun sequence contains the following coding sequences:
- the LOC108322202 gene encoding uncharacterized protein LOC108322202 produces MSQGQGQGQGGGSHSLAFRVMRLCRPSFNVDPPLRLDLTDIFVGEDLFDDPSAAPAPSLYAGANDNSDPNYRDRFLLHHFSDAMGLSGLLVLPQSFGAIYLGETFCSYISINNSSNFEVREVIIKAEIQTERQRILLLDTSKSPVESIRAGGRYDFIVEHDVKELGPHTLVCTALYNDGDGERKYLPQFFKFIVANPLSVRTKVRVIKETTFLEACIENHTKSNLFMDQVDFEPAQHYSATVLKGDGHHSEKDSPTRETFKPPILIRSGGGIYNYLYQLTTPSDALAQTKAEGSNVLGKLQITWRTNLGEPGRLQTQQILGTPATKKEIELQVVEVPSIINLQEPFRIKLNLTNQTDKELGPFEVSLSQNGSYGERVVTISGLQSMVLSPIQALGSTDFHLNLIATKPGIQRISGITVFDTREMKSYEPLPDLEIFVDTD; encoded by the exons atgaGTCAGGGTCAAGGTCAGGGCCAGGGAGGAGGATCGCATTCCCTTGCGTTTCGTGTGATGCGTCTCTGCCGCCCTTCCTTCAACGTCGACCCTCCCCTCCGCCTCGACCTCACCGACATCTTCGTCGGTGAGGACCTTTTCGACGATCCTTCCGCCGCCCCCGCCCCCTCTCTTTACGCCGGCGCCAACGACAACTCCGATCCCAACTACCGCGACCGCTTCCTCCTCCACCACTTCTCCGACGCCATGGGCCTCTCTGGCCTCCTCGTTCTGCCTCAGTCATTCGG AGCTATTTATTTGGGAGAGACTTTCTGCAGCTATATAAGTATTAACAACAGCTCCAATTTTGAAGTCAGAGAAGTCATTATCAAG GCTGAAATTCAAACAGAAAGACAGAGAATACTTCTTTTAGACACATCAAAATCACCAGTTGAATCTATCCGTGCTGGTGGGCGTTATGATTTTATTGTAGAACATGATGTGAAAGAGCTTGGGCCTCACAC GCTTGTCTGCACTGCATTGTATAATGATGGTGATGGTGAGCGTAAATATCTTCCCCAATTTTTCAAGTTCATTGTTGCTAATCCACTTTCCGTTAGAACAAAG GTCCGTGTTATCAAG GAAACTACCTTTCTGGAAGCTTGTATTGAAAACCATACAAAATCGAACCTTTTCATGGACCAAGTTGATTTTGAACCTGCTCAGCATTATAGCGCAACAGTTCTTAAAGGTGATGGGCACCATTCTGAGAAAGATAGTCCTACAAG GGAGACATTTAAGCCACCAATACTGATTAGATCTGGTGGAGGAATTTACAACTATCTCTATCAATTGACAACACCATCAGATGCTTTGGCTCAAACAAAAGCTGAAGGAAGTAATGTTCTTGGTAAACTCCAGATAACATGGCGAACAAATTTGGGTGAACCTGGTCGCCTGCAAACCCAACAAATATTGGGGACT CCAGCAACAAAGAAGGAAATTGAGTTGCAGGTTGTAGAGGTTCCATCTATAATTAACCTTCAAGAACCGTTTAGG ATAAAGCTGAATCTTACAAATCAGACTGACAAAGAGCTGGGTCCATTTGAAGTAAGCTTATCTCAAAATGGTTCATATGGGGAGAGAGTAGTTACGATTAGTGGCCTTCAATCAATG GTTTTATCTCCGATTCAGGCTTTAGGATCAACAGATTTCCACCTG AATCTCATAGCTACTAAACCTGGAATTCAGAGAATTTCGGGAATTACTGTTTTTGATACTAGGGAGATGAAATCTTATGAACCACTTCCTGATTTAGAG ATTTTTGTGGACACGGATTAA
- the LOC128195271 gene encoding uncharacterized protein LOC128195271, with translation MASRPSSSPSPAQSDVSNLVRVMESFVVAMQQQNASLTQQNTIALQQLEAARVSAEEQQRQYVELMNGGARISTDHFYIPPTPIHEWSLENFLQHHPAKFCGNTSADEADQWFRDMERIFNTKNFPEENRLAYTEYLLSAEASHWWTSTRTLLERSGTPITWNLFKKRFYAEYFPDSVRFTKEVEFLQLVQGGMSVTEYADKFKHLIRFHTLDMDEEWQCRKFENGLRGDIKLLVKGLCIKEFPTLVERAKVLEKTKNEMQFQQRPPQRIGGPSGSKFRHGDRRKPYSKPPFQGLKGPSFHQSGQAGQPGVVKCFNCGGPHYRSVCPQLVGHMKCNACGKEGHFARNCPTSGRPRVQQPTSQSQQTADVKPQAVGRVYAMTGAEATRPGNLINGNCLLFGKACCVLFDSGATHSFVSDVCVRELGLLVSELQYDLIVSTPASGLVKTSLACTRCPVVVEGRQFKVNLICLPLQGLEVILGMDWLTSNHILLDCGAKKLLFPQEEESKILSSRNLLREV, from the coding sequence ATGGCATCCAGaccatcttcttctccttcaccTGCACAGTCTGATGTTTCTAATTTGGTGAGAGTAATGGAATCATTTGTGGTGGCGATGCAGCAGCAGAATGCATCCTTGACGCAACAAAACACAATTGCGTTACAACAATTGGAAGCTGCTAGGGTGTCAGCTGAGGAACAACAGAGGCAATATGTGGAATTAATGAATGGTGGTGCAAGAATTTCCACTGACCATTTTTATATTCCCCCTACTCCAATACATGAATGGAGCCTGGAGAATTTTCTTCAACACCATCCAGCTAAATTCTGTGGCAATACTAGTGCAGATGAAGCAGACCAATGGTTTAGAGACATGGAGAGGATTTTCAATACCAAAAACTTCCCAGAAGAGAATAGATTggcttatactgaatatttatTATCAGCAGAGGCCAGTCACTGGTGGACCAGTACAAGGACATTGTTGGAAAGAAGTGGTACCCCGATCACCTGGAACTtattcaagaagaggttctatGCTGAATACTTCCCTGACAGTGTAAGGTTTACCAAAGAAGTGGAGTTTCTTCAGTTAGTGCAAGGAGGAATGTCCGTGACGGAATATGCTGATAAGTTTAAACATCTGATCCGCTTCCACACTCTGGATATGGATGAAGAATGGCAATGtaggaagtttgaaaatggCCTTCGAGGAGATATCAAATTGCTAGTAAAAGGTTTATGTATTAAGGAGTTTCCTACATTAGTGGAGAGGGccaaagttttagaaaagacCAAGAATGAAATGCAATTTCAGCAGAGACCACCCCAGAGGATTGGTGGACCATCTGGGTCCAAATTCCGGCATGGAGACAGGAGAAAGCCCTATTCTAAACCTCCTTTTCAGGGGCTTAAAGGACCTTCATTTCATCAATCTGGCCAAGCAGGACAACCTGGAGTGGTGAAGTGCTTTAATTGTGGAGGACCACATTATAGGTCCGTTTGCCCTCAATTAGTTGGTCATATGAAGTGTAATGCCTGCGGGAAGGAGGGACACTTTGCCAGGAATTGTCCCACATCTGGAAGACCAAGGGTTCAGCAACCGACTAGTCAGTCTCAACAGACGGCAGATGTCAAACCGCAGGCTGTGGGCAGAGTATATGCAATGACCGGAGCAGAGGCAACTAGGCCAGGTAATCTTATCAACGgaaattgtttattatttgggaaagcttgttgtgttttgtttgattctggAGCTACACACTCCTTTGTGTCTGATGTTTGTGTGCGAGAGTTGGGATTGCTTGTGAGTGAGCTACAGTATGACCTAATAGTATCTACTCCAGCTTCTGGCTTAGTTAAGACATCTCTAGCATGTACTAGATGTCCTGTAGTAGTAGAGGGACGTCAGTTTAAAGTTAATCTCATCTGCTTACCTCTACAAGGTTTAGAGgtaattttaggaatggattggctaACTTCCAATCACATTCTCTTAGACTGTGGTGCAAAGAAATTGTTATTTCCTCAAGAGGAGGAATCGAAGATATTATCTTCGAGGAATCTGTTGCGCGAAGTATAG